One Gelria sp. Kuro-4 DNA segment encodes these proteins:
- the larA gene encoding nickel-dependent lactate racemase, which yields MKVSVPYGRSFLPFEAPDGRLRSVLTSRLHELKAGAPEKDLVRASLNNPIGSAPLRDLAKGKKNVVIISSDHTRPVPSAVIMPLLLEEVRAGNPDANITILVATGGHRATTQEELLTRYGPDIVKNERIVVHNSHDDGVLVRVGTLPSGGDLILNKLAVEADLLVAEGFIEPHFFAGFSGGRKSVLPGIASYKTVLANHCAEFIAHDRARTGILEGNPIHADMVFAARSVNLAFVCNVVIDSDKRIIAAFSGEMEQAHEKGCQFVGRYARVKAVPADIVVTSNGGYPLDQNLYQAVKSMTAGEATCNKGGVIIVAAECSDGHGGEAFYRTFEHIPTPEGVMNLILARGRDQTEPDQWQIQIFARVLMDYTVIMVTSAPKEMVEHLNMRWAPSLAEAVSMGEDILGNPQASITVVPDGVAVIVDKA from the coding sequence ATGAAAGTATCTGTACCGTACGGACGGTCCTTTTTACCCTTTGAGGCGCCGGACGGACGGCTGCGCTCCGTTCTGACGTCGCGCCTTCACGAGCTGAAGGCCGGCGCGCCTGAAAAGGATTTGGTAAGAGCGTCCCTGAACAACCCTATCGGTTCCGCTCCGCTCCGTGACTTGGCAAAAGGGAAGAAAAACGTAGTAATTATCTCCAGCGACCATACCCGCCCTGTACCGAGCGCCGTCATCATGCCCCTTCTTCTCGAAGAAGTGCGCGCTGGAAATCCCGATGCAAATATTACCATCCTTGTTGCGACCGGAGGACACCGCGCTACAACCCAGGAAGAACTTCTCACAAGGTACGGCCCCGACATTGTCAAGAACGAGCGGATCGTGGTGCACAACAGCCACGACGACGGTGTCCTTGTCCGGGTGGGGACCTTGCCTTCGGGAGGAGACCTCATTTTGAACAAGCTCGCGGTGGAGGCCGATCTTCTCGTTGCGGAGGGGTTCATTGAGCCCCACTTCTTCGCCGGATTCTCGGGAGGGCGCAAGAGCGTGCTTCCGGGGATAGCGAGCTACAAAACTGTGCTGGCCAATCACTGCGCAGAGTTCATCGCCCATGATCGTGCGCGCACGGGCATCCTGGAGGGGAACCCCATCCACGCGGATATGGTTTTTGCGGCCCGTTCCGTGAATCTGGCCTTCGTCTGCAACGTGGTCATTGATTCAGACAAGCGTATTATCGCGGCCTTCAGCGGAGAAATGGAGCAGGCCCACGAGAAGGGGTGTCAGTTCGTGGGCCGGTACGCCAGGGTGAAAGCGGTGCCTGCGGACATCGTGGTGACGAGCAATGGAGGATATCCTCTGGACCAGAATCTCTATCAGGCGGTGAAGAGCATGACCGCCGGTGAGGCCACATGTAATAAAGGCGGTGTGATCATCGTGGCGGCGGAGTGCAGCGACGGCCACGGCGGTGAGGCTTTCTACCGTACCTTCGAGCACATTCCCACGCCGGAGGGAGTTATGAACCTGATCCTGGCGCGGGGACGGGACCAGACGGAGCCGGACCAGTGGCAGATCCAGATCTTTGCCCGGGTTCTTATGGACTACACGGTTATCATGGTGACGAGTGCTCCGAAAGAAATGGTGGAGCATCTCAACATGCGGTGGGCTCCTTCCCTCGCGGAGGCCGTGTCCATGGGCGAAGATATTCTCGGCAACCCCCAGGCCTCTATTACCGTGGTCCCCGACGGTGTGGCGGTCATTGTAGATAAAGCCTAG
- a CDS encoding DUF5615 family PIN-like protein: protein MRILVDENIPRCTVQALVAAGHDVTDVRGTSAEGVPDEVLWSKALREHRTLVTTDRGFGRYREQTHHGLLIICLAHPNRHEIHQRVMQAINEFSPEKWPGLMVVMRDRVKSVWYKRDSD from the coding sequence ATGCGCATACTGGTGGATGAAAACATTCCCCGCTGTACAGTACAAGCTCTTGTAGCTGCCGGACATGACGTGACCGATGTTCGTGGAACTTCGGCAGAAGGCGTCCCTGATGAGGTACTATGGTCAAAAGCATTACGAGAACACAGAACACTAGTAACTACAGACAGGGGATTTGGTCGCTACCGTGAGCAAACACACCACGGTCTGCTAATAATCTGTCTAGCTCATCCCAACCGGCACGAGATTCACCAACGGGTGATGCAGGCGATAAACGAGTTTTCGCCAGAGAAATGGCCGGGCTTAATGGTAGTTATGCGGGACAGGGTAAAGAGCGTATGGTACAAACGAGACTCCGATTAG
- a CDS encoding DUF433 domain-containing protein: MYSRISIDPRVCHGQACVKGTRIPVHQIIRMLANGDTIEDLCREYPGLDREDILACLDYAAALAEEVVTPLQAQGH, encoded by the coding sequence GTGTATAGTAGGATCAGTATCGACCCACGGGTGTGCCACGGGCAGGCTTGTGTTAAGGGGACCCGTATCCCCGTTCACCAGATCATACGTATGCTGGCTAATGGAGATACGATTGAAGATTTGTGCCGGGAATACCCGGGCTTAGACCGGGAGGACATTCTTGCCTGCCTGGATTACGCGGCAGCGCTGGCAGAAGAAGTCGTGACGCCTTTGCAGGCCCAGGGGCACTAA